A window of the Oncorhynchus mykiss isolate Arlee chromosome 15, USDA_OmykA_1.1, whole genome shotgun sequence genome harbors these coding sequences:
- the atxn7l1 gene encoding ataxin-7-like protein 1 isoform X2, whose product MHSQNQRRHGSPCPSRGPVASVKPNVAVSPTPGPTPPLPFRVPRDYPHSRFNKAPLAVYPPKGVRSKTCVSLPVVSLEKMPCLGRAESGTHVRVHCFSSSPSCSSPSSLKPSLTPPAPLRGSQEMLVNGRGPTAPCSSTPPSVDPRPSPARSPVDKRPSSLSPLDHRRPSASHSPSPRTPATPSPLDRKQQNGTKTPRPHRRLSGRVFDPNKHCGVQDPESKRSCTRSLTCKTHSLIHRRAVPGRQKEFDILLAEHKGRAKEKEKEGGQRRESKGGSQSSPANDTTPSTLPPHCHNGRTVSTLKLRLANAHIPRVPGGGGAAVLSSTPVPPASTQDPPAPVWQRAGEDRDGHLSSYEVDPGTPEDPDRDIDGDRPSCHYSPHHPRPLGCCAFNSRLMGRGHYVFDRRWDRMRLALHCMVEKHVNAQMWRKVPLAAESPPSPSSLTPPPPLSSPSFPPSTNGAFSLGSYSTAFPQNASAAGLFGIRDSSLAPVSALGKPRNGTSTKPIRPPGATGVAAKKRRTTLPSSFDTLRGNNSSYNTLTPTPMLSSGLPPLSGRRKTLGHSASEVGVRAEDWYSNPDPTTTTPYPLTTDHPCPLPPPSPLAHGGGVDGRKRRSPSAYGGGGKPSKVTKAAAGLDGIFRRNSTGLLASGPESPRQSKLHH is encoded by the exons ATGCATAGCCAGAACC agcgCCGGCACGGCTCCCCATGTCCCTCCAGGGGTCCAGTGGCCTCTGTGAAGCCCAATGTGGCAGTGTCCCCCACCCCGGGTCCTACTCCCCCTCTGCCCTTCAGGGTCCCCAGAGACTACCCCCACTCCCGCTTCAACAAGGCCCCGCTCGCTGTCTACCCTCCCAAGGGTGTCCGCAGCAAGACATG tgtGTCGTTGCCAGTAGTGAGTCTGGAGAAGATGCCATGTCTGGGCCGGGCAGAGAGCGGAACACATGTCAGAGTCCACTGCttttcttcctccccctcctgttcctctccctcctccctcaaacCCTCCCTGACCCCCCCAGCTCCCCTTAGGGGGTCTCAGGAAATGCTGGTGAACGGTCGTGGCCCCACCGCCCCTTGCTCCTCCACGCCCCCCTCGGTGGACCCCCGGCCCAGCCCGGCCCGCTCTCCCGTGGATAAACGGCCCTCTAGCCTCTCCCCCCTGGACCACCGCAGACCCTCcgcctcccactccccctcccctCGGACCCCTGCAACCCCTTCCCCCCTGGACAGGAAACAGCAGAATGGAACCAAGACCCCCAGGCCTCACAGGAGACTGTCAG GGAGGGTGTTTGACCCGAACAAGCACTGTGGAGTCCAGGACCCGGAGAGCAAACGGTCCTGCACGCGATCACTCACCTGcaag actcACTCCCTGATCCACCGGCGGGCCGTCCCAGGCaggcagaaagagtttgatatcCTCCTGGCAGAACACAAGGGCAGAgcgaaggagaaagagaaggagggagggcagaggagggagTCAAAGGGGGGCAGTCAGAGCAGCCCTGCCAATGACACTACCCCCTCCACCCTGCCCCCCCACTGCCACAATGGCAGAACCGTCTCCACTCTCAAACTGCGGCTGGCTAATGCACACATACCCAG ggtaccaggtggTGGGGGCGCTGCTGTCCTATCCTCCACCCCCGTCCCTCCAGCCTCGACCCAGGACCCCCCAGCCCCTGTCTGGCAGAGGGCAGGAGAGGACAGGGACGGTCATTTGTCCAGTTATGAGGTCGACCCAGGAACACCGGAGGACCCTGACAGAGACATAGACGGAGACCGACCATCCTGCCACTACTCCCCTCACCACCCTCGACCACTGGGG TGCTGTGCGTTCAACAGCAGGCTGATGGGGCGTGGTCACTATGTGTTTGACCGGCGGTGGGACAGGATGAGGCTGGCGTTACACTGCATGGTGGAGAAACATGTCAACGCTCAGATGTGGAG AAAGGTGCCCCTGGCTGCTGAGAGCCCTCCCTCCCCCagctctctcacccctcctccccccctttcctccccctccttccctccctccaccaacGGAGCCTTCTCCCTTGGATCCTACTCCACAGCCTTCCCCCAGAATGCATCAGCAGCAGGGTTGTTTGGCATCAGGGACTCCTCCCTGGCCCCTGTCTCCGCCCTAGGGAAACCACGTAACGGCACTTCCACCAAACCCATCAGGCCCCCAGGGGCCACTGGTGTCGCGGCCAAGAAGAGGAGGACCACCCTTCCATCTAGTTTTGACACTCTCAGGGGGAACAACAGCAGCTACAACACTCTGACTCCCACCCCCATGCTCAGCTCTGGCTTGCCCCCCCTTAGTGGTAGGAGAAAGACCTTAGGACACAGTGCCAGTGAGGTGGGGGTCAGGGCCGAGGACTGGTACTCCAACCCTGACCCAACCACCACCACACCCTACCCCCTCACTACGGACCACCCCTGCCCCCTGCCTCCACCCAGCCCCCTGGCCCACGGAGGAGGGGTGgatgggagaaagaggaggagccCCAGTGCGTACGGAGGAGGAGGGAAGCCCAGTAAGGTGACCAAAGCAGCAGCAGGGCTGGACGGCATCTTCAGGAGGAACAGCACTGGACTTCTGGCCTCAGGCCCCGAGTCACCTCGACAG TCCAAGTTGCATCATTGA